Below is a genomic region from Erigeron canadensis isolate Cc75 chromosome 7, C_canadensis_v1, whole genome shotgun sequence.
TTTAGCTATTTCATTCCACATTTTTGACTCTGCATAAATATTAGACAACATAATATGGGCCGAAACATCATCTGGATCAATACTAAGTATTTTCTCAGCAGCATATTTTCCCAAGTCAAAATCTTTGTTTGTTTTGCATCCTGATAAAAGACACCTCCAAACCACCTTATCAGGTTTCCCGGGAAAACTTACTATAAAATCAAAAGCTAATTTTGTTAACCCTTTACGCGAAAAAAGATTCACCATACACGCCAAGTGATCAGTTCTTGGGGTTATACCATAATCTTTTGTCATAGAACTAAAGTGGTGCAACCCTTCTTCTAAAAGTCCCGAATGACCACAAGCAGATAAAACGCCGATGAATGTAATGTCATTAGGTTTTACTCCCGAATCTAACATCATATTGTATATTTCTAAAGCTTTTTCACCATGACCATGATGGGCGTATCCCACGAGCATTGTATTCCAAGAAatgatgtttttgaaatgaaaattaTCAAAAACAATACGAGCATTTGATAATCGTCCACACTTTGCATACATATCGATAAGTGCACTACCAACCACAACGTTTGAGTCAACTACGAGTTTGATGATGCAACAATGAGTTTGTTTACCCCACTCGATAGCAGGTAGATCGCCACATATGTTCAAAATGCTTGAATATGAGTATAGATTAAGCTCAAAGCCTTTTGATAACATTTCATGCAGAAAGTCAACAGCTTTTTCATAACAGCCCGAATTTATATGTCCAGAAATAAGTGCATTCCATGTGACAACATCGTGTTCATTCATCTCTTCAAAAACCTTCAGAGCTTCTGCGAAAAGGGCGGATTTAAAGTAGAAGTCCATAACCGAGTTCCCTATAACTGTAAAAGATATATATCCAAGTTTTATAATTAACGAGTGAAGTTGTTTCCCTGTCTCAATTTCATTTGGATCAATGAAAGCTCCAAAAATAGTAGCCAGGGTTCTTTCATTTGGTGTATCAGCCGAAGCAAGCAATTTTTGGAAAAGATTAATGGCTTCCTTACTTTTTCCATATTGAACATAACCCCAAAGCAAAGAAGTCCAGGCAGTCAAATGGGGCTCGTTTACCTCACTAAACGCTCGTTGAGCCGAGTCCAGGTCACCACATTTTGCATACAGATTGACCAAGCCAGTCACAACAAACGGGTCGATTCGGGTTCCACATTTTAAGGCATATGAATGTACTTGCATACCAACCTCCATATTCTCTTCACTCGCACATGCACCTAACACACATGCACAAGCGAATTCATTAACCTTAACCGCAGCCTTATGCGATCTCGAGAAAATCTTCAACCCTTCAACATTTTCTCCACACTGGCACGCACACGAAACAAGTGAAGTCCAAGAGACGTCATTCGGTTCCAAAATTCCATCAAAAACCGACACTGCATCCTTTAGCATCCCACATTTCCCATAAAAGTTAACCAAAGAATTCTCCACAAAACTATTTAACTTCTCTTCAAACCTAATAATCCTAGCATGAACTTGTTTACCAATTCTCAAAACCCCTAAGTTAGAACACGCGGATAACGCGCTTACATAAGTATACTGATTGGGTACAAAACCATCAACCACCATTAATCTAAAACAATCTAAAGCCTCAACAGACATATCCAGTTGAGAATAAGCCGAAATTAACGTTGTCCAAGAAATAACGTTTcgttgaggcatttcatcaaacagttgGCGGGCATCTTTAATATGATTGGTTTTACAGTACATTGTGATCAAATGGTTATGGGTATAAACATCTGGGGTTGCccaagatttgataagcatGGCGTGGACTGCTTTGCCTTTGGGGGCTGAACCAGTGCTAGTGAAATTTCGAATAAGATGAACTAAATTCATTGGGGTGTATTTGTATCCTTTGCTGAGCCTGGAATGTGAATGAACTAGTAAGAACACAAATATACGAATGACTAAGCGAGAAATTAAAGATACGCCATGCTCAAATCGTCAGTGACTTCTTAAGTTTTGGATCAGTTAAATAGTTAGCGGAAATAGGTTTTGTGAAACATAACATTTAGAgtgtattttttagttttattggtAAGAGATAAGAAAATAAAGGGTAATAAACTTTTAGGGGCGTTTGGTTATAGGAAACACCTATGTTTTAATCATAGATTTCTAAGAATGTTttctaagaaaataaaaaaacaaggttttctatttttccatagaaaacttgaaaacacctttttcttgttttctattttccattttcattttccaattcATTCCACCCTCTCCCCTCACAactctaacatgttttctagttttctaattagtatgcgttttcaaaatttttatttgttttctagaaaacaaaaaccccttttattttctagaaaaattaaaaatgaaaaactagaaaacattttctacaaccaaacacgctcttagtttttgtattcttaagtttttgttttaaaagaaagggaaaaatatgatgttttgatctcaaaactttcttgccacttttggcaagatttggaaggaaaagtggtgaaattattattatacccctcaaacttatataaaggttttaattactacaaggctataaatgtaaaaatgtatctttttatcctttcttttccttcccttctaactcaagaatacatttaactatcaactttcttttcttttctttcaacccgagaatgcctcttttttatgtaattatctatccttttttcccctatccaatcttctcattttttttcttttaataaaaacttgagAATACAATAGTTAAGATTATATCATTAAGATATTACTCCTAGTTTGTTTATTGTAACAAGCACTTGTATAGCATCGGTTTTTAAACATAACATCtatctatacttatatacttttatataaaaattatacttcTATGTtgaaaaatttacaattttgggacatgcaaaattactattttacccttaattaattaacttacacaatcatttcataatctaaaaaagatatattcactatccctaaaaatcaaatatctttgtatcaattgCCTACACCACTTAACGTCGATGCTATCACCATCTGTCAACGCCACTACATCGCAACTAATGTCGTcgccaccgcattgcgcgggtaccatgctcgtttagTTTAAGATACTAGAAGCATAATAATTACGAACATTAGGTAAACAAAAACCTTGGTTCAGAAATATAAAAGTGAGCTTTAAACGTTGCTAATTCTCATAGTTCGTACCTAGTAATTTGATAGTCAACGTTTATTGGTGGCAAGGGTGCTTGtctctataaataaaatagaagggAAGAATATAAACAATAACCGTTGTAGCACAATTAACCCTTTATTATGATAATTATGTCGACTGTAAATATATACTTTTGGAGATTTGTTTTTTCCACTAAATATGATCgccattatctatactatattataaagcagattttctttaaattttcaatattgattttaagtatttccccaaaatgtccctcttatctattctatatttatctaaaataactataataccctttctcttttctcaaatctcaaccaatcatcttttttctctctcctccataaatcatttattcctccaattcattcaaaatcttttatctcaaaaatcgtacatcgataaattataaaaattgtatgggtgttctgaaaatttcatgctctttcattagagatgtcattcgatatactttcgagaaatttttaaattcgaggacggagcccgtacggctaaggcatttgactatcatatgTTTGGTACATGTGAATGGTAGAGAATGGAATTAAAATAGAGAATGGAATAGAGAAAGATAGAATGATTCTTTTGTTTGGTATAACTAGAGAATCAATATTAGAAATTAAGATAGAATGATTCTTTTGTTTGGTATAACTAGAGAATCAATATTAGAAATAATGAGGTTAATCACTTCTCTTGTTTGGTAATGTTATTAAGTGGAATGGAAATACCTTTTTAATATGCATTTGTATACATTTTATtatctttaatatttatttatttttatttatctattattaaCTTATTCTGAAAGGTTTGTAAAAGACTTTTAACCAACAATTTTGACACAttatatcatcatcttcatgaATTTGAATCTGCACGTATAAAGTTGATGAGAACAAAAATCAAACATTAGCAGTCCTCATAAAATCAAGTTATTTACATTTGCTGCATCCATATTttgattatattataatttgttttCCTTTGTTTGGGTAtttttttaatacctttttctCATGAACTTTTTTTAACGAAAttagttttaagttttaaccttCTTTTTGAATCATATTTTACAAGTTAGCATTTTGACTCCATAACACCATAACTAAGAATCCGATTGGAATAAGAAAGAATATCTTTCATATGCTTTAAAGCGTGCTACTTTcaaaaataacaagaacaaacaaatccAACGACTATGATATGCAATTTATTAATCAAAAGGCACATGTTATTATAATCGTAAATCAACTAACGATCCAAATATCTCATTGAAATCAGTTAGAAATGAAAAAATGGATTaaatcaaataacaaaaaaaatgcattacgttaataaaagtttaaaacaagtgcaaattattagaaaaaacatgaaaaggGGAAAATAAACCAAAGAGGCAGATGGGTGACGAGAGCAGAAAAAGATGAAATCTTCAAAATCTTCATAGAGAAATTAGGTGTTGGTTGGGATTCAAACAATTTTTGGATCTGGAAAAATGTGAAGTGGATATGACTATTTGTATATATACCCCTATATTTATTGCCTAAATCTGATTCCCCATGTGAATGTAAAAAAGACACGGCCCACTTTTAGTTTTCCTTTTCTCTCCTTTCTTTGTCTTTTTGAGTAGAATCAAAAAGGTGGAAAGAGAATGGTTTTTTTATTCTCCATTACCATTCTATAGTTAACCAAACAAGAGATGGAGAATGGATTCCTTTTCTCACCATTCCATTTACATGTACTAAATACCACCTAACATTTCGACTCTTATAACCTATCAAACTCTATGACCTAaatatcaccccaccatctcaccgtcgcaacgcgcgggtacttgctctcgtataaaTCAACGTTTCTGCCATCTCTCGTTCTAACTTCTCTTGaaaatatgattgttttttaGCCTTCTagtaataatatgaaaaaaa
It encodes:
- the LOC122606583 gene encoding pentatricopeptide repeat-containing protein At2g27610-like, yielding MNLVHLIRNFTSTGSAPKGKAVHAMLIKSWATPDVYTHNHLITMYCKTNHIKDARQLFDEMPQRNVISWTTLISAYSQLDMSVEALDCFRLMVVDGFVPNQYTYVSALSACSNLGVLRIGKQVHARIIRFEEKLNSFVENSLVNFYGKCGMLKDAVSVFDGILEPNDVSWTSLVSCACQCGENVEGLKIFSRSHKAAVKVNEFACACVLGACASEENMEVGMQVHSYALKCGTRIDPFVVTGLVNLYAKCGDLDSAQRAFSEVNEPHLTAWTSLLWGYVQYGKSKEAINLFQKLLASADTPNERTLATIFGAFIDPNEIETGKQLHSLIIKLGYISFTVIGNSVMDFYFKSALFAEALKVFEEMNEHDVVTWNALISGHINSGCYEKAVDFLHEMLSKGFELNLYSYSSILNICGDLPAIEWGKQTHCCIIKLVVDSNVVVGSALIDMYAKCGRLSNARIVFDNFHFKNIISWNTMLVGYAHHGHGEKALEIYNMMLDSGVKPNDITFIGVLSACGHSGLLEEGLHHFSSMTKDYGITPRTDHLACMVNLFSRKGLTKLAFDFIVSFPGKPDKVVWRCLLSGCKTNKDFDLGKYAAEKILSIDPDDVSAHIMLSNIYAESKMWNEIAKVRKLMKERVLKKDSGHCWIELMNKTYLFSSVQDAGSEGHFVSEVLNRLTEHLFDEGYVPGVV